A genomic region of Acipenser ruthenus chromosome 9, fAciRut3.2 maternal haplotype, whole genome shotgun sequence contains the following coding sequences:
- the LOC117406095 gene encoding phosphatidylinositol-binding clathrin assembly protein-like isoform X20, which yields MSGQSITDRITAAQHSVTGSAVSKTVCKATTHEIMGPKKKHLDYLIQCTNEMNVNIPHLADTFFERTTNGSWVVVFKALIATHHLMVYGNERFIQYLASRNTLFNLSNFLDKSGLQGYDMSTFIRRYSRYLNDKAVSYRQVAFDFTKVKRGADGVMRTMNTEKLLKTIPIIQNQMDTLLDFNVNANELTNGVVNAAFMLLFKDAIRLFAAYNEGIINLLEKYFDMKKIQCKEGLDIYKKFLTRMTRISEFLKVAEQVGIDKGDIPDLSQAPSSLLEALEQHLASLEGKKVKDSTAASRASTLSNAVSSLANTGISFTKVDEREKQVALEEEQARLKALKEQRLKEMAKKGPSSSATTAASPVLTTGGGICTTPAIDLFSTPSSTNSSSRMPNDLLDLQPAFQTSMHPIATVPGANTWGGFTQSPAPQPQTSAGLNVDFDSVFGNKSSSANNLDAGVTSQNQSLPISKQQAGILVSDDLDSSLANLVGNLGIGNGTTKK from the exons ACCTGATCCAGTGCACCAATGAGATGAATGTTAACATCCCACATCTGGCCGACACATTTTTTGAGAGGACTACAAATGGCAGCTGGGTGGTGGTCTTTAAAGCTCTCATCGCAACACACCACCTGATGGTTTACGGCAATGAG AGGTTTATCCAGTACTTGGCTTCAAGGAATACATTATTCAACTTGAGTAATTTTTTAGACAAAAGTGGGTTACAAG GCTACGACATGTCTACGTTTATCAGGCGGTATAGCAGATACCTGAATGATAAAGCAGTTTCATACAGACAAGTTGCTTTTGACTTTACAAAGGTGAAAAGAGG AGCTGATGGGGTGATGAGAACTATGAACACAGAAAAACTGCTAAAAACAATACCAATAATCCAAAATCAGATGGACACACTGCTAGACTTCAAT GTCAATGCCAATGAACTCACAAATGGGGTGGTCAATGCAGCCTTCATGCTCCTGTTCAAAGATGCCATTAGACTGTTTGCTGCTTATAATGAAGGAATTATTAACCTGCTGG aaaaatatTTCGATATGAAGAAAATCCAATGCAAAGAGGGGCTTGACATCTACAAGAAATTCCTCACCAGAATGACCAGGATCTCAGAATTCCTGAAAGTCGCTGAA caagTTGGGATTGATAAGGGAGACATACCAGACCTTTCTCAG GCACCTAGCAGCCTTCTCGAAGCTTTAGAACAGCACTTGGCTTCTTTAGAAGGGAAAAAGGTCAAAGATTCCACAGCTGCAAGCAG GGCCAGCACTCTCTCAAATGCTGTCTCATCACTTGCAAATACCGGCATATCTTTCACCAAAGTGGACGAAAGGGAAAAACAAGTGGCCCTGGAGGAAGAGCAGGCACGCTTAAAAGCACTGaag GAACAGAGGCTGAAGGAAATGGCTAAGAAAGGTCCATCCTCCTCTGCCACAACAGCAGCCTCTCCTGTCTTGACCACCGGAGGGGGTATCTGTACAACGCCCGCTATAGACCTCTTCTCAACTCCCAGCTCCACAAACAG CTCCTCAAGGATGCCAAATGACTTGCTTGATTTGCAGCCAGCATTTCAAACATCAATGCATCCGATCGCAACTGTACCAGGAGCGAATACATGGGGAG GGTTCACTCAGTCTCCAGCTCCTCAGCCACAGACCTCAGCAGGCCTTAACGTTGACTTTGATTCAGTGTTTGGCAATAAATCATCTTCTGCTAATAACCTAGATGCTGGTG TGACTTCTCAAAACCAGAGTCTGCCTATTTCCAAGCAGCAGGCTGGCATATTAGTGTCTGACGATTTGGATTCATCGCTCGCCAACCTCGTAGGca acttgGGGATTGGAAATGGCACAACAAAAAAGTAA